In Treponema sp. J25, a single window of DNA contains:
- a CDS encoding ABC transporter permease, with the protein MGNWIQRREVTLTIIIFLFIGLVSLRAPGFALPSNMYDVLNDTAVLMLAATAQFLVLLTGGIDLSIPSIMALTGMSLAMLNMKVPLLPIPVVVALAILVGLIQGGLNGLFVGVLRIPSIITTLGTMAMYRALVFLLSGGQWVSAHEMAESFKNIPHTPFLGISGILWYTAIVVCLVGIFLTYSRWGRFVYAVGGNRTAARLVGISGSKVDGLVFLLSGAISGLAGLLYVTRYAAAQTDSALGYELQAVAACVIGGVSVSGGSGTILGVVLGAFFLGLLYNALTVVNLSPFYQMALQGFAILVAIVANTVVNQKNQKTMVAKRKLI; encoded by the coding sequence ATGGGTAACTGGATACAGCGACGGGAAGTAACGTTAACAATTATCATTTTTCTTTTTATTGGGCTAGTAAGCCTGCGGGCTCCAGGATTTGCCCTTCCTTCTAATATGTACGATGTTCTTAATGATACGGCGGTGCTCATGCTGGCTGCGACGGCCCAGTTCCTCGTTCTTTTAACGGGGGGAATCGATCTTTCTATCCCATCAATAATGGCTCTAACGGGTATGAGCCTTGCCATGCTTAACATGAAGGTTCCTTTGCTACCGATTCCAGTGGTAGTTGCCCTTGCCATTCTAGTGGGGCTTATCCAGGGAGGACTCAATGGATTGTTTGTAGGAGTTCTCCGAATTCCCTCCATTATTACTACCCTTGGAACCATGGCGATGTATCGAGCCTTGGTTTTTCTTCTTTCAGGGGGACAGTGGGTAAGTGCCCACGAGATGGCCGAATCCTTTAAAAACATCCCTCATACACCTTTTTTGGGGATAAGCGGGATATTGTGGTATACCGCCATAGTGGTATGTCTGGTAGGGATTTTTTTAACCTACAGTCGGTGGGGGCGTTTCGTGTATGCGGTGGGAGGAAATCGAACAGCGGCCCGGCTTGTAGGTATTTCAGGCAGCAAAGTTGATGGTCTTGTTTTTCTGTTAAGTGGTGCTATTTCAGGGTTGGCGGGACTCCTGTATGTAACCCGCTATGCCGCGGCTCAGACCGATTCGGCCCTGGGATATGAATTACAGGCCGTAGCCGCCTGTGTGATTGGAGGGGTTTCTGTGAGTGGAGGTTCGGGGACTATCCTGGGGGTGGTTCTGGGAGCTTTTTTTCTGGGTCTTTTATATAACGCCCTCACGGTGGTCAATCTTTCACCTTTTTATCAGATGGCTCTCCAGGGCTTCGCAATCCTTGTGGCTATTGTGGCTAACACGGTGGTAAATCAAAAAAATCAGAAAACGATGGTTGCTAAAAGGAAGCTGATATGA
- a CDS encoding ABC transporter permease produces MKVEGLGIQEQRILYSRGWQERLFNLFRSWEVVLTIIFFVVMAVGASLSPFFLDWGNLLETTFNFTEKAIIALPMMFIILCGDIDVSVGSIVALASLAMGAAAQAQMPTPVLVVVGLMVGLAAGMLNGFLITRFGIPAIAVTIGTQSLFRGISQAVLGDQAYTQYPADFAYLGQGYFPGTHVPFQLVLFLVLATGTGILLHRTTFGRKVYAIGRNPVASRFSGVPVDTIRFLIFSWAGLFSGLAAILLTSRIGSTRPNIAMGFELDAITSVVLGGVAITGGFGGIYGVVLANFLLGYLKFAMGLVNIPGRVMNFVTGALLILSVIIGETFKRLRKGR; encoded by the coding sequence ATGAAAGTGGAAGGTCTTGGGATTCAGGAACAGCGTATATTATATTCTCGGGGCTGGCAGGAGCGATTGTTTAATCTTTTTCGAAGCTGGGAGGTGGTCCTTACTATCATTTTTTTTGTAGTGATGGCCGTTGGGGCCTCCCTTTCTCCTTTCTTTCTTGATTGGGGAAATCTTCTAGAAACCACCTTTAACTTTACTGAAAAGGCGATTATTGCCCTTCCCATGATGTTTATCATTCTTTGTGGGGATATCGATGTCTCGGTAGGGTCTATCGTGGCGTTGGCCTCTCTTGCAATGGGAGCTGCAGCCCAGGCCCAAATGCCAACCCCGGTATTGGTGGTTGTGGGGCTCATGGTGGGGCTTGCAGCAGGGATGCTTAATGGTTTTCTTATCACTCGCTTTGGGATTCCTGCAATTGCGGTTACCATTGGTACCCAGTCTCTCTTTCGAGGAATTTCTCAGGCCGTTCTGGGGGATCAGGCCTATACCCAGTATCCAGCGGATTTCGCCTATTTGGGACAGGGATATTTCCCGGGGACCCACGTACCGTTCCAGCTTGTCCTGTTCTTGGTGCTGGCCACTGGTACAGGGATCCTGCTCCATCGTACCACCTTTGGTCGCAAGGTGTATGCCATTGGGAGAAATCCTGTGGCCTCTCGTTTTTCGGGTGTACCAGTAGATACCATCCGCTTTTTAATTTTCTCCTGGGCTGGCCTTTTTTCAGGTCTTGCCGCTATTTTGTTAACCAGCCGTATTGGTTCTACTCGACCCAACATAGCCATGGGATTTGAACTTGATGCAATTACCTCGGTAGTGTTGGGTGGAGTGGCAATTACTGGTGGTTTTGGAGGTATCTATGGAGTAGTACTGGCGAATTTTCTCCTGGGGTACCTCAAATTCGCCATGGGGCTCGTCAATATTCCCGGTCGAGTTATGAATTTCGTAACGGGGGCCCTGCTGATTCTTTCGGTTATCATCGGGGAAACCTTTAAACGATTGCGAAAAGGGAGGTAA
- the rhaS gene encoding rhamnose ABC transporter substrate-binding protein, with protein MKRKSLLLLVLLIAGFGSLFASGGQEAKGGAPAKKIRIAILVKSLGNGFFEAVRDGAQEAAKELGNVEIIYQGPSSATAEGQIEIINNLIALKVDAIAISANDQDALVPAAKKAMEAGIKVISFDSGIAEAGRILHLAPSDTELIGRSQVRLLGEMIGWKGEIAILSATAQATNQNAWIEYMKKELAENPKCKEMKLVSVVYGDDSSDKSYREALGLFKSYPNLKGIIAPTTVGVAATAKAIQDQGLTGKIQLTGLGLPSEMRAYVEGGVSKAIALWNPIDLGYTSTYICYNLVTGKNTGKEGDTISAGRMGTIKVGPKGQAIMGEPFTFTKDNIAKFAAMF; from the coding sequence ATGAAACGGAAAAGTCTCTTACTCTTGGTGCTGCTTATCGCAGGATTCGGGAGTCTTTTTGCAAGTGGAGGGCAGGAAGCCAAGGGTGGTGCTCCTGCCAAGAAAATTCGGATTGCGATTCTTGTAAAAAGCCTAGGAAACGGATTCTTTGAAGCTGTCCGGGATGGGGCTCAGGAGGCTGCAAAGGAACTTGGGAATGTGGAAATTATCTATCAGGGACCCAGTTCTGCTACTGCGGAAGGTCAGATTGAAATTATCAATAATTTGATTGCCCTTAAAGTAGACGCAATTGCGATTTCTGCGAACGATCAGGATGCTCTGGTCCCGGCCGCTAAGAAGGCCATGGAAGCGGGTATCAAGGTTATTTCTTTTGATTCAGGGATTGCTGAAGCAGGGCGTATCCTTCATCTTGCCCCTTCTGATACGGAACTTATTGGGCGCAGCCAGGTACGGCTTTTAGGGGAGATGATTGGCTGGAAAGGGGAAATCGCTATCCTTTCTGCTACCGCCCAGGCTACCAATCAAAATGCGTGGATCGAATACATGAAAAAAGAACTAGCCGAAAATCCCAAATGCAAGGAAATGAAACTTGTTTCGGTCGTATATGGAGATGACTCTTCTGATAAATCCTATCGAGAAGCCCTGGGCTTATTCAAATCTTATCCAAACTTAAAAGGAATCATTGCACCGACTACCGTGGGGGTGGCGGCCACTGCCAAGGCTATCCAGGATCAGGGGCTTACCGGTAAGATTCAACTGACCGGTCTTGGGCTCCCGTCCGAGATGAGGGCCTATGTGGAAGGTGGGGTTTCCAAGGCGATTGCTCTATGGAATCCGATCGATCTTGGTTATACCTCTACGTACATCTGTTACAACCTGGTAACAGGCAAGAATACTGGAAAGGAAGGGGATACTATCTCTGCGGGTCGGATGGGAACCATTAAGGTTGGTCCAAAAGGCCAGGCAATCATGGGTGAACCTTTTACTTTTACCAAAGATAACATCGCGAAGTTCGCGGCTATGTTCTAA
- a CDS encoding class II aldolase/adducin family protein has translation MGITELVQLSRWYGSTPGYVIGGGGNTSYKEGSILYIKGSGTSLATIDEAGFVRMDRERLRSIWLRSYSTNASEREVQVLGDLMAARLPGEEHKRPSVETLLHDLLPFAYVVHTHPALVNGLTCAQLGETVAHRLFGEQALWIPYTDPGYVLSCKVREILDSRGREGKAIPPISFLENHGVFVGGSSPEEIRQIYDGIMSTLEMALRRRPDGKSLPVDPATIEQIQERLKTLVAPPHIPGGFSETQEEKSREREDAPLFVAARNTRELEFRAQTETTFSPLAGAFTPDHIVYAGPEPLYVPTLEELSPRWESYYRRYNRSPKIIVVRGIGAFGMGNTEKAAHLAVALFMDSLEIAAYAESFGGSKLLTREQVAFILNWEVEQYRSQVSTR, from the coding sequence ATGGGTATTACAGAGTTAGTACAGTTATCCCGCTGGTATGGATCTACTCCCGGCTATGTCATTGGAGGTGGTGGAAATACTTCATATAAAGAAGGTTCTATTCTGTATATAAAAGGGTCGGGCACATCCCTCGCAACGATAGATGAAGCTGGTTTTGTTCGCATGGATCGGGAACGTCTTAGGTCCATCTGGCTTCGTTCCTATAGCACGAATGCCTCGGAACGGGAAGTCCAAGTATTGGGTGATTTAATGGCTGCTCGTCTCCCTGGGGAAGAACATAAACGGCCCAGTGTAGAAACCCTGCTCCACGACCTTTTGCCCTTTGCTTACGTGGTTCATACCCATCCCGCGCTGGTAAATGGTCTTACCTGTGCTCAACTCGGTGAAACGGTGGCCCATCGTCTTTTTGGGGAACAGGCTCTCTGGATTCCCTACACAGACCCGGGGTATGTTCTTTCATGCAAGGTTCGAGAGATACTGGATAGTCGGGGCCGGGAAGGTAAGGCAATTCCGCCTATTTCGTTTTTGGAAAACCATGGCGTTTTTGTGGGAGGATCTAGCCCGGAAGAAATTCGGCAGATCTATGATGGTATTATGAGCACCCTGGAAATGGCTCTGAGGCGTCGCCCTGATGGTAAGAGTCTTCCGGTAGATCCAGCTACGATAGAACAAATTCAGGAACGTTTGAAAACGTTGGTGGCACCTCCTCATATCCCTGGTGGTTTTTCAGAGACACAAGAAGAGAAAAGCCGAGAAAGAGAAGATGCTCCTCTTTTTGTGGCTGCTAGAAATACGCGGGAATTGGAATTCCGTGCTCAAACTGAAACTACTTTTTCTCCCCTGGCAGGGGCTTTCACACCTGACCATATCGTGTATGCAGGACCTGAGCCCCTGTATGTGCCTACTCTAGAGGAATTGTCTCCTCGCTGGGAATCGTATTACCGTCGATATAACCGTTCTCCTAAAATAATAGTAGTCCGGGGCATTGGGGCCTTTGGCATGGGAAATACCGAAAAGGCGGCTCATTTGGCGGTGGCCCTGTTTATGGATAGTTTGGAAATTGCTGCTTATGCCGAATCCTTTGGGGGGAGTAAACTCCTTACCAGAGAACAGGTTGCCTTTATTCTAAATTGGGAGGTGGAGCAATACCGGAGTCAAGTTTCGACCCGTTAG
- a CDS encoding sugar ABC transporter ATP-binding protein, with protein MQGPILSLEHISMYFPGIKALEDVHFTVRPGEVHALIGENGAGKSTLVKIMTGVYRPTKGTITYLGKKVDFKSPQEAQAAGIAVIHQETSMFADLSVAENIFIGHAPLLGKGLPLPWRPLSWRAMHEQAQGVLEKLGMPLDTHALVKNLSTAERHLVEIAKALSREAKVLVMDEPTSALTFRETEELFSLVRRLKAQGVAIVFISHKFEEIFEIADYYTVLRDGSYIGEGPLAGTTEEELIKMMVGRTIEQLFPKKNSSPGEVRLEARNLSKSGVFKDISFQVRAGEILGFFGLVGSGRSEVMQALIGVDSYDSGLLLLDGQECRFTNPGEAMHKGVVYVPEDRQRQGAVLTMSIMENITLPQIDVLSRIGFLDRKRELQFAKEYARLLEVKAAGLQYDVQTLSGGNQQKVVLAKWLATRPRVLILDEPTKGIDVATKAAVHGIISDLAAEGMAVIMVSSELPEIIGMSDRVVVMHEGVVAGVFERKDYKEELIMKAAMGTKVSHQKELVHHG; from the coding sequence ATGCAAGGACCGATACTTAGTCTAGAGCATATTTCTATGTATTTTCCGGGAATTAAAGCCCTGGAGGATGTGCATTTTACGGTCCGTCCTGGTGAAGTTCATGCCTTGATTGGGGAAAATGGGGCGGGAAAATCCACCCTTGTAAAAATAATGACCGGGGTGTATCGACCCACAAAAGGTACCATTACCTACCTGGGAAAAAAGGTGGATTTTAAGTCTCCCCAGGAAGCCCAGGCGGCGGGTATCGCTGTAATCCACCAGGAAACCAGTATGTTTGCGGACCTTTCGGTGGCAGAAAACATCTTTATAGGCCATGCCCCTCTCCTGGGGAAAGGTCTTCCTCTCCCGTGGCGGCCCCTTTCTTGGCGGGCCATGCACGAACAAGCTCAGGGGGTGCTTGAAAAATTAGGGATGCCCCTGGATACCCATGCCCTGGTCAAAAATCTTTCTACCGCAGAACGACATCTGGTGGAAATTGCCAAGGCCCTTTCTCGGGAAGCAAAGGTCCTTGTCATGGATGAGCCCACCAGTGCATTGACGTTTCGAGAAACGGAGGAATTATTTTCCCTGGTGCGAAGACTTAAGGCCCAGGGGGTTGCCATTGTCTTTATCTCTCATAAATTTGAAGAAATCTTTGAAATTGCGGACTATTACACGGTTCTCCGGGATGGTTCCTATATTGGAGAAGGGCCTCTCGCAGGAACCACTGAAGAAGAGCTTATTAAAATGATGGTTGGTCGTACCATCGAGCAACTCTTTCCTAAAAAAAATTCCTCCCCTGGAGAAGTTCGGCTAGAGGCGCGAAACCTATCGAAAAGTGGGGTGTTTAAGGATATCTCTTTCCAGGTTCGAGCGGGGGAAATCCTTGGATTCTTCGGCCTTGTTGGTTCGGGACGAAGCGAGGTAATGCAGGCTCTTATTGGGGTTGATTCCTATGATTCAGGGCTCCTTCTCTTGGATGGCCAGGAATGTCGTTTTACAAATCCTGGAGAAGCTATGCACAAGGGGGTGGTATATGTCCCTGAAGACCGTCAACGCCAGGGGGCGGTGCTTACCATGTCAATTATGGAGAACATAACCCTTCCTCAGATTGATGTTTTGTCGCGGATAGGTTTTTTGGATCGAAAGAGAGAATTACAATTCGCGAAAGAGTATGCCCGGTTATTGGAAGTTAAGGCTGCTGGTTTGCAGTACGATGTGCAAACCCTGTCAGGGGGAAATCAACAAAAGGTGGTACTCGCCAAGTGGCTCGCAACTCGTCCTCGGGTACTCATTCTTGACGAACCTACGAAGGGTATTGATGTGGCCACAAAGGCGGCGGTCCATGGCATTATTAGCGATTTGGCTGCTGAGGGAATGGCGGTTATTATGGTGTCTTCAGAACTACCGGAAATCATAGGCATGAGCGATCGGGTGGTGGTAATGCATGAAGGAGTGGTGGCTGGTGTTTTTGAACGGAAAGACTATAAAGAAGAACTAATTATGAAAGCTGCCATGGGAACAAAAGTGTCACATCAAAAGGAGCTTGTCCACCATGGGTAA
- a CDS encoding helix-turn-helix domain-containing protein, producing the protein MRYLIADDEPLARYNIRRLLLEIDSHAWIEEVEHGRTLVQVLREKTFHGVFVDIRMPGIDGLTAINLLVQEGYTFPWVVLTSYPEFSYAKEALDLGACGYLLKPVERKDVEEACRRCFEQLKKIKKEHLQDLKKRWEYCLCSSGQKEKIPENPRICYIPLVLGGDLFSLAQVIEEYLSLQYDPDENLVMRINMEGYTLELIGEYRSEKGEENPPVRMAVKERLRLLLEKTGLPYYGLEGMVVLQFEEALEQFPSLEKNLFYAPLFPQRLFSWMTLRESLLPYGSRELEGAQFLYEGIIALKRRDEERALECFVSLGELFEDFSKELQQTFDQFFQTFVEKQVSLEYLIGGRPNIPRLRERLGLQFPDLFSVSQALKDPIKEIQQYMAAHFREELSVAMLARRYGFSPNYLSSLFHQKTGYTFIEYLTFLRLAKARLLLREGHSVKETAWEVGYRDEKYFARLYREHFGVVPSEEKDAAGKSERLKKLTVNNG; encoded by the coding sequence ATGAGATACCTTATAGCCGATGACGAACCCCTGGCTCGATACAATATAAGACGTCTCCTTCTTGAGATAGATAGCCATGCATGGATTGAAGAGGTAGAACACGGACGAACCCTGGTACAGGTTCTGCGAGAAAAAACGTTCCATGGGGTTTTTGTGGATATTCGAATGCCAGGGATCGATGGACTTACTGCTATAAATCTCCTTGTCCAAGAAGGATATACCTTCCCCTGGGTGGTTCTTACTAGTTATCCTGAGTTCTCCTATGCCAAAGAAGCCCTGGATCTGGGGGCCTGTGGATATCTTTTAAAACCGGTAGAACGGAAGGATGTAGAAGAAGCTTGCCGAAGATGTTTCGAACAGCTTAAGAAAATAAAAAAAGAACATCTGCAGGACCTTAAAAAAAGGTGGGAGTATTGTTTGTGTTCTTCTGGTCAAAAGGAAAAAATACCGGAAAATCCCCGGATCTGCTATATTCCCCTGGTGTTGGGGGGTGATCTTTTTTCACTCGCCCAGGTGATAGAAGAATATCTTTCTCTCCAGTACGACCCTGATGAAAACCTTGTGATGCGTATCAATATGGAAGGGTATACCCTGGAGTTAATAGGAGAATATCGATCTGAGAAAGGAGAAGAAAATCCCCCTGTCAGAATGGCTGTAAAAGAACGGCTCCGATTGCTTCTAGAAAAAACCGGCCTTCCCTATTATGGCCTTGAGGGTATGGTTGTTCTCCAGTTTGAGGAAGCCCTCGAACAGTTCCCTTCTCTTGAAAAGAATCTTTTCTATGCTCCACTTTTCCCTCAACGGCTGTTCTCGTGGATGACGCTGCGGGAATCCCTTCTTCCCTATGGTTCCCGGGAGTTGGAGGGGGCTCAGTTTTTATATGAGGGCATCATCGCTTTGAAACGTCGGGATGAAGAGAGGGCCCTTGAATGTTTTGTTTCGCTGGGAGAGCTTTTTGAAGATTTTTCGAAGGAACTCCAACAAACGTTCGATCAGTTTTTTCAGACCTTTGTGGAAAAACAGGTCTCTTTAGAATATCTGATAGGGGGTAGGCCGAACATTCCTAGACTTCGAGAACGGCTTGGACTACAGTTCCCTGATCTTTTTAGTGTATCCCAGGCTCTGAAAGATCCCATAAAAGAAATTCAACAATATATGGCAGCACATTTTCGGGAAGAACTCTCCGTAGCCATGCTCGCTCGACGGTATGGTTTTTCTCCAAATTATCTTTCTTCTCTATTTCATCAAAAAACAGGCTACACCTTTATAGAGTATCTAACGTTTTTGCGCCTAGCAAAGGCCCGTCTTTTACTTCGGGAGGGACACTCGGTCAAAGAAACCGCCTGGGAGGTAGGCTATCGGGATGAGAAATATTTTGCCCGGCTCTATCGGGAACATTTTGGGGTTGTTCCTTCTGAAGAAAAGGATGCTGCTGGTAAGAGCGAGCGCTTAAAAAAACTCACCGTAAATAATGGATGA
- the rhaM gene encoding L-rhamnose mutarotase, producing the protein MKRHAFVMYLKPGCQEEYKRRHDAIWPELKAELRKAGISDYSIYLEPKTNLLFAFQYLADDATDGELPKNPVVQKWWHMMKDLMETNPDESPVAEDLIEMFHMD; encoded by the coding sequence GTGAAACGACATGCCTTTGTGATGTACCTTAAGCCGGGCTGCCAGGAAGAGTATAAGCGACGGCATGATGCCATCTGGCCCGAACTTAAGGCGGAACTCCGAAAAGCGGGGATTTCCGATTATTCAATTTATCTGGAACCCAAGACGAATCTTCTCTTTGCGTTCCAGTATCTAGCCGATGATGCCACTGATGGGGAGCTTCCTAAGAATCCGGTAGTGCAAAAATGGTGGCACATGATGAAGGATCTCATGGAAACCAATCCTGACGAGTCACCGGTCGCGGAAGATCTCATCGAAATGTTTCATATGGATTAG
- a CDS encoding histidine kinase: MKLRGKFVIINFLVFSGMLVVVLLSLRIQFQLQALSGAMKEGQALLEQTRKIRHLTKDAMIGAFAPEAYGNLKDILYFQPYHTTLREWKEATRDFQQLFYSFMRHPLLLQVVQERKLRDEYDTAEVMFHKALAKLEGLQQRLQRIQNSSLWGEDLYIKIQISSDPDVIALFDEARQTSYYLVNSFESYFNYFIETLETEGDRVRAGMMYTFLGLSLVMALITTGIPLVFSSRIVFRLTSLSKALSRLSEGDFSTPLSFNVQDEFQTLAHQFNGYTALLQENLRSLVFLARGLLENRHEYGELQSLDPVLAGVVDRCVQLFPAEGGLLISKDGESFFGGIREKGVEKKPFISWRNLPFPLSEHLQMRFQAAIKEARRTYPAIISDGDSQQGFWLAGHLLVEEQSGGFLLLYRSSGPFNDLEIIRFENYLDFASLFLAHVIMSMELMEKRNAEYQSLQAQVQPHFLYNVLNSFVALNQMGEREELEKSLLALKTLLRYTVDHRKESTLAEELDFIERYLELQKLRFQHRLRWTIDVDPEAGPVRIPKLLLHPLVENALIHGIEPKEEGGTVTIQIEKPGEEPNRTLRIIIHDTGVGFDPLTTAEGIGLQNVRKRLELWYSSPRSPMPQFSKDYLRIESYPGGGTTITLIMPVIS; the protein is encoded by the coding sequence ATGAAACTGCGGGGAAAGTTCGTAATTATCAATTTTCTTGTTTTTTCTGGAATGCTGGTGGTGGTGTTACTTTCCTTGAGGATCCAGTTTCAACTGCAGGCCCTTTCCGGGGCCATGAAAGAGGGGCAGGCTCTTCTTGAACAGACAAGAAAAATCCGCCATCTTACCAAAGATGCCATGATTGGCGCCTTTGCCCCGGAGGCCTATGGTAATCTGAAGGATATTCTGTATTTTCAGCCCTATCATACCACCCTCCGGGAATGGAAGGAAGCGACCCGCGACTTCCAGCAATTATTTTATTCTTTCATGCGTCATCCTCTTTTATTACAGGTGGTACAGGAACGGAAATTACGCGATGAATACGATACCGCGGAGGTGATGTTCCACAAGGCTCTGGCAAAACTGGAGGGGCTCCAGCAACGATTACAGCGGATACAAAATTCTTCCCTCTGGGGGGAAGATCTCTATATTAAGATCCAGATTTCCAGTGACCCTGATGTGATTGCCCTTTTCGATGAGGCCCGACAAACATCATATTACCTTGTAAATAGTTTTGAAAGTTATTTTAACTATTTTATCGAGACCCTCGAAACGGAGGGGGATCGGGTTCGGGCCGGTATGATGTATACCTTTCTCGGGCTTTCATTGGTAATGGCCTTAATTACTACAGGGATTCCCCTGGTTTTTTCTTCCCGGATTGTTTTTCGGCTCACGAGTCTTAGTAAGGCCCTTTCCCGCCTTTCAGAAGGTGATTTTTCGACGCCCCTTTCTTTTAATGTGCAGGACGAATTTCAGACTCTGGCTCATCAGTTTAATGGATACACTGCACTTTTGCAGGAAAACTTGCGGAGTTTGGTGTTTCTTGCCCGGGGACTTTTAGAAAACCGTCATGAATACGGGGAACTCCAGAGTCTTGATCCTGTTCTGGCAGGCGTTGTGGACCGGTGTGTGCAACTTTTTCCTGCTGAGGGAGGCTTGCTTATTTCTAAAGATGGGGAATCGTTCTTTGGGGGTATTCGGGAAAAGGGGGTAGAAAAAAAGCCTTTTATTTCTTGGCGGAATCTTCCTTTTCCTCTCTCAGAACATCTACAGATGCGTTTTCAGGCTGCTATTAAGGAAGCTCGACGTACCTATCCGGCTATTATTAGCGATGGAGATTCCCAACAGGGTTTCTGGCTAGCGGGGCACCTCCTTGTGGAAGAACAATCGGGAGGATTTTTGCTTCTTTATCGATCTAGCGGGCCCTTTAATGATCTAGAAATAATTCGATTTGAGAATTATTTAGATTTTGCGTCCCTTTTTCTTGCCCATGTGATCATGTCGATGGAATTGATGGAAAAACGGAATGCCGAATATCAGTCCCTTCAGGCTCAGGTGCAACCCCACTTTCTTTACAATGTGTTAAATAGTTTTGTGGCTTTGAATCAAATGGGAGAAAGAGAAGAGCTAGAAAAATCTCTCCTCGCATTAAAAACGCTCCTGCGATACACCGTAGATCATCGGAAGGAAAGCACCCTCGCGGAAGAACTCGACTTTATTGAACGATACCTGGAACTCCAAAAACTCCGATTCCAGCATCGCCTTCGGTGGACTATTGATGTCGATCCAGAAGCGGGTCCGGTACGTATTCCCAAGTTGCTCCTGCATCCTCTGGTGGAAAATGCCCTTATTCATGGAATAGAGCCCAAAGAGGAAGGAGGTACCGTAACAATTCAGATTGAAAAACCAGGCGAAGAACCCAATCGGACCCTCCGCATTATTATTCATGATACAGGGGTCGGTTTCGATCCTCTTACGACTGCGGAAGGAATAGGATTACAGAATGTCAGAAAACGGTTAGAACTGTGGTATTCTTCTCCCCGCTCTCCTATGCCCCAATTTAGCAAAGATTATTTACGGATTGAATCCTATCCAGGTGGTGGAACCACCATAACCCTTATTATGCCGGTGATATCATGA
- a CDS encoding L-rhamnose isomerase codes for MERTQQTSIEKAYEIAKEIYASYGVDTDQAITQTLAVPLSLHCWQGDDVVGFEGSDSLSGGGILATGNYPGRARNGDELRQDASFAFSLIPGKKRFNLHAMYAETGGKKVDRDELEPEHFKKWIDWAQEQQIALDFNPTFFSHPKASSGYTLAHPDNAIRQFWVRHGKACRRIAAYLGKTLNEPCIDNIWIPDGSKDLPLDRLGPRERLFDSLNEILKESYPAGHIIDTVESKLFGIGSEAYVVGSHEFYMGYAVQRQIGLCLDMGHFHPTETIHDKISALSLFVPTVLLHISRGIRWDSDHVVLYSDDVRDVCRAVVRANLVNRVAFALDFFDASINRIAAWVIGARSFRLALLEAFLEPVNQIRKAEMGGKLHERLALMEEAKTLPFTAVWDYLCYREHIPNGPTWRSQVERYEREVLSHRR; via the coding sequence ATGGAAAGAACACAGCAGACCTCGATAGAAAAGGCCTATGAAATTGCTAAGGAAATTTATGCAAGTTATGGGGTGGATACGGATCAGGCGATAACCCAAACGCTGGCGGTTCCCCTTTCGCTTCATTGTTGGCAGGGAGACGATGTGGTAGGCTTTGAAGGAAGCGATTCCTTGTCCGGCGGAGGAATCCTTGCCACCGGTAATTATCCTGGCCGGGCCCGAAACGGAGATGAACTTCGTCAAGATGCTTCCTTTGCCTTTTCCCTTATTCCCGGGAAAAAACGTTTTAATCTCCATGCCATGTATGCGGAAACTGGTGGCAAAAAGGTAGATCGGGATGAGCTAGAACCAGAACATTTTAAAAAATGGATTGATTGGGCTCAGGAACAACAGATAGCCCTGGACTTTAATCCTACCTTTTTTTCTCATCCTAAAGCATCTTCAGGATATACCTTAGCCCATCCAGATAATGCTATTCGACAGTTTTGGGTTCGTCATGGGAAAGCCTGTCGGCGTATTGCGGCTTACCTGGGAAAGACCCTTAATGAGCCCTGTATCGATAACATCTGGATCCCTGATGGTTCAAAGGATCTTCCCCTGGATCGGCTCGGACCGCGGGAGCGGCTTTTCGACTCCCTGAATGAAATCCTTAAGGAATCCTATCCTGCTGGACACATCATAGACACCGTGGAGAGCAAGCTTTTTGGGATCGGGAGCGAAGCCTACGTGGTGGGTTCCCATGAATTTTATATGGGCTATGCGGTGCAACGTCAAATAGGGCTTTGTCTTGATATGGGGCATTTTCATCCGACTGAGACAATCCACGATAAAATCTCTGCCTTAAGTCTTTTCGTCCCAACGGTGCTTCTCCACATAAGCCGGGGAATTCGCTGGGATTCGGATCACGTCGTTTTGTATTCCGACGATGTGCGGGATGTCTGCCGGGCGGTGGTTCGGGCTAATTTAGTGAACCGGGTTGCCTTTGCCCTGGACTTTTTTGATGCCTCGATTAATCGGATTGCTGCTTGGGTGATTGGGGCCCGTAGTTTCCGTCTGGCCTTGCTGGAAGCGTTCCTTGAGCCGGTTAACCAAATTCGGAAGGCCGAAATGGGGGGAAAACTCCACGAACGCCTTGCCCTTATGGAAGAAGCAAAGACCCTTCCTTTCACGGCGGTTTGGGATTATCTGTGTTATCGGGAACATATCCCCAATGGTCCTACCTGGCGATCCCAGGTAGAACGGTACGAACGGGAGGTACTTTCTCATCGAAGATAG